One window of Biomphalaria glabrata chromosome 6, xgBioGlab47.1, whole genome shotgun sequence genomic DNA carries:
- the LOC106066851 gene encoding terminal nucleotidyltransferase 5C-like isoform X2, with product MASVNGSNRFQVLCYEQVARLHEVMEDVIPIHGRGNFPTLDVKLKDLVQAVKDKLTAEGVSVRSFRLNGGVASYVLGTTNAQEFNDVDLIFGVDLSNQNELQKIRNCVLGCLVNFLPEGINKDKISSCSLKEAYVQKMVKVCNEHGDRWSLISLSHNTRKNIELKFVDKMKRQFEFSVDSFQIILDSLLTFYDISEAPMTEHFYPTIVAESLYGDFAEAWYHLDNKLIATRNPEEIRGGGLLKYCNLLVRGYTPANEIDIRTMERYMCSRFFIDFSDINQQRQKLEAYLVNHFNGDEDMKYEYLTTLYRVVDESTICLMGHERRQTLNLIHQLAYQVYMAQERKAQIKCVELHQLDQLNNLVIDQVFYGPFDTNGSSNQYYNYPMPSSSYHQISISSSCPYCPPFLHCS from the coding sequence ATGGCTTCCGTTAACGGCAGCAATCGTTTTCAAGTTCTCTGTTACGAGCAAGTGGCAAGGCTACATGAAGTTATGGAAGATGTCATCCCTATTCATGGTCGAGGTAATTTTCCCACACTTGATGTTAAGCTGAAAGATCTCGTTCAGGCTGTTAAAGACAAACTAACAGCAGAAGGTGTTAGTGTTAGATCATTTCGCCTGAACGGAGGTGTCGCAAGCTACGTTCTTGGAACTACAAATGCTCAAGAGTTCAATGATGTGGATTTGATTTTTGGTGTTGACTTATCAAATCAGAATGAGCTTCAAAAGATTCGTAACTGTGTTCTTGGATGCCTTGTCAACTTTCTACCTGAAGGTATCAATAAAGACAAAATTAGCAGCTGTAGTCTTAAGGAAGCCTACGTTCAGAAAATGGTTAAAGTGTGCAATGAACATGGTGACAGGTGGAGTCTCATCTCCCTGTCCCATAACACTCgtaaaaatattgaattaaaatttGTAGATAAAATGAAACGCCAGTTTGAATTCAGTGTAGACTCTTTTCAAATTATTCTAGATAGCCTATTGACTTTTTATGACATATCAGAAGCTCCAATGACAGAGCATTTCTACCCAACTATTGTTGCTGAGAGTCTCTATGGAGACTTTGCAGAAGCATGGTACCACCTAGACAACAAACTCATCGCCACTAGAAACCCTGAAGAAATCAGGGGTGGTGGATTGCTCAAATACTGCAACCTTCTTGTGCGAGGATACACACCTGCAAATGAAATAGACATAAGAACAATGGAAAGGTATATGTGTTCACGGTTTTTCATAGATTTCAGTGACATTAACCAGCAGCGTCAGAAGCTGGAAGCCTATCTAGTGAATCATTTCAATGGGGATGAGGATATGAAATATGAATACCTCACAACATTGTATCGGGTTGTGGATGAAAGCACCATTTGCCTTATGGGCCATGAGCGACGACAAACCCTCAACCTAATCCACCAGCTAGCTTACCAAGTGTACATGGCCCAGGAGCGCAAGGCCCAGATCAAATGCGTAGAACTGCATCAACTGGATCAGCTAAACAATCTTGTCATTGATCAGGTTTTCTACGGGCCCTTTGATACCAACGGCAGTAGTAACCAGTACTACAACTATCCAATGCCTTCCTCTTCTTACCACCAAATAAGCATTTCTTCTTCGTGTCCTTATTGCCCACCATTCCTGCATTGTTCATAG
- the LOC106066851 gene encoding terminal nucleotidyltransferase 5C-like isoform X1: MCCFETKRAVLRNGYVELKQVLSTNDTAKPSTVPGMASVNGSNRFQVLCYEQVARLHEVMEDVIPIHGRGNFPTLDVKLKDLVQAVKDKLTAEGVSVRSFRLNGGVASYVLGTTNAQEFNDVDLIFGVDLSNQNELQKIRNCVLGCLVNFLPEGINKDKISSCSLKEAYVQKMVKVCNEHGDRWSLISLSHNTRKNIELKFVDKMKRQFEFSVDSFQIILDSLLTFYDISEAPMTEHFYPTIVAESLYGDFAEAWYHLDNKLIATRNPEEIRGGGLLKYCNLLVRGYTPANEIDIRTMERYMCSRFFIDFSDINQQRQKLEAYLVNHFNGDEDMKYEYLTTLYRVVDESTICLMGHERRQTLNLIHQLAYQVYMAQERKAQIKCVELHQLDQLNNLVIDQVFYGPFDTNGSSNQYYNYPMPSSSYHQISISSSCPYCPPFLHCS; the protein is encoded by the exons ATGTGTTGTTTCGAGACGAAGAGAGCTGTGTTACGTAATGGCTACGTTGAACTCAAACAAGTCCTGAGCACTAATG ACACGGCTAAACCTTCTACCGTACCCGGCATGGCTTCCGTTAACGGCAGCAATCGTTTTCAAGTTCTCTGTTACGAGCAAGTGGCAAGGCTACATGAAGTTATGGAAGATGTCATCCCTATTCATGGTCGAGGTAATTTTCCCACACTTGATGTTAAGCTGAAAGATCTCGTTCAGGCTGTTAAAGACAAACTAACAGCAGAAGGTGTTAGTGTTAGATCATTTCGCCTGAACGGAGGTGTCGCAAGCTACGTTCTTGGAACTACAAATGCTCAAGAGTTCAATGATGTGGATTTGATTTTTGGTGTTGACTTATCAAATCAGAATGAGCTTCAAAAGATTCGTAACTGTGTTCTTGGATGCCTTGTCAACTTTCTACCTGAAGGTATCAATAAAGACAAAATTAGCAGCTGTAGTCTTAAGGAAGCCTACGTTCAGAAAATGGTTAAAGTGTGCAATGAACATGGTGACAGGTGGAGTCTCATCTCCCTGTCCCATAACACTCgtaaaaatattgaattaaaatttGTAGATAAAATGAAACGCCAGTTTGAATTCAGTGTAGACTCTTTTCAAATTATTCTAGATAGCCTATTGACTTTTTATGACATATCAGAAGCTCCAATGACAGAGCATTTCTACCCAACTATTGTTGCTGAGAGTCTCTATGGAGACTTTGCAGAAGCATGGTACCACCTAGACAACAAACTCATCGCCACTAGAAACCCTGAAGAAATCAGGGGTGGTGGATTGCTCAAATACTGCAACCTTCTTGTGCGAGGATACACACCTGCAAATGAAATAGACATAAGAACAATGGAAAGGTATATGTGTTCACGGTTTTTCATAGATTTCAGTGACATTAACCAGCAGCGTCAGAAGCTGGAAGCCTATCTAGTGAATCATTTCAATGGGGATGAGGATATGAAATATGAATACCTCACAACATTGTATCGGGTTGTGGATGAAAGCACCATTTGCCTTATGGGCCATGAGCGACGACAAACCCTCAACCTAATCCACCAGCTAGCTTACCAAGTGTACATGGCCCAGGAGCGCAAGGCCCAGATCAAATGCGTAGAACTGCATCAACTGGATCAGCTAAACAATCTTGTCATTGATCAGGTTTTCTACGGGCCCTTTGATACCAACGGCAGTAGTAACCAGTACTACAACTATCCAATGCCTTCCTCTTCTTACCACCAAATAAGCATTTCTTCTTCGTGTCCTTATTGCCCACCATTCCTGCATTGTTCATAG